A stretch of Rhizobium sp. TH2 DNA encodes these proteins:
- a CDS encoding GntR family transcriptional regulator, with amino-acid sequence MARQNTVFKEAYNRCLAELSTNDNLPSEPELGERLGISRTTVRAILSRMHEARLINWDKRVKTVLRGPEVQDFFPDEETNSLNDVIEKSFMKRILTGDAEPGTQINEAELAREIGTGTTSVREFLIRFSRFGLIEKRPNSHWILKGFTIDFALELTEVREMFELRSAASFAHLSDDHPAWADLDEIEAEHHVLLADIDARYKDFSALDEKFHLLVHRASGNRFVVDFYDVIAFIFHYHYQWNKAFARARNERAMIEHLDYIAALRSRDPDRIEAACRLHLNSARQTLLQSVPG; translated from the coding sequence ATGGCACGGCAGAATACCGTCTTCAAGGAAGCTTATAACCGCTGTCTGGCGGAGCTGAGTACCAATGACAACCTGCCCTCGGAACCGGAGCTCGGCGAGCGGCTGGGCATCAGCCGCACCACCGTGCGCGCAATCCTGTCGCGGATGCACGAGGCGCGGCTGATCAACTGGGACAAGCGCGTCAAGACTGTGCTGCGCGGACCGGAAGTCCAGGATTTCTTTCCCGACGAGGAAACCAATTCGCTGAACGACGTGATCGAGAAGAGCTTCATGAAGCGGATTCTGACCGGCGACGCCGAACCCGGCACCCAGATCAACGAGGCGGAACTGGCCCGCGAGATCGGCACCGGCACGACCAGCGTCAGGGAATTCCTGATCCGCTTCTCGCGCTTCGGGCTGATCGAGAAGCGACCGAACAGCCACTGGATCCTCAAGGGTTTCACCATTGATTTCGCGCTCGAACTGACCGAAGTGCGCGAGATGTTCGAACTGAGGTCGGCGGCGTCCTTCGCGCATCTCTCCGACGATCATCCCGCCTGGGCCGATCTCGACGAGATCGAGGCCGAGCACCATGTGCTGCTCGCCGACATCGATGCGCGCTACAAGGATTTCTCGGCGCTCGACGAGAAATTCCATCTGCTGGTGCACCGGGCATCCGGCAACCGATTCGTGGTGGATTTCTACGACGTGATCGCCTTCATCTTCCACTATCACTACCAGTGGAACAAGGCGTTTGCCCGTGCCCGCAACGAGCGCGCGATGATCGAGCATCTCGATTATATCGCGGCGCTGAGGTCGCGCGATCCTGATCGAATCGAGGCGGCGTGTCGACTGCATCTGAATTCCGCGCGTCAAACGCTCCTGCAATCCGTTCCCGGCTGA
- a CDS encoding mannitol dehydrogenase family protein, producing the protein MDTPVLQFGTSRFLQAHADLFISEAMKRGEALGPVTIVQTTGAGERSRRLAALAAKDGFLIHIRGKQDGRIVDKVSCVMSVKRTLSALTQWDELSRIFAGETKVVICNTADTGYDISAESAGWPEAIPASFPGKLTKLLFARFQQSGEGLTILPAELIPRNGDNLKAIVLKLARDWHIGEPFIAWIEEKVIFSNTLVDRIVSEPLEPAGAIAEPYALWAIESQPGQVLPCTHPAMVVASDIARYERLKLFILNLGHTYLADGWLKSDLPRDMTVKQLMDRPDAKARLEDLYEDEVLPGFAAQGMRGAARAYVAQTIERFENPFLKHRLSDIAQNHQEKIRRRMGGFLEWSGSDALMLRAMAADASRNA; encoded by the coding sequence ATGGATACACCGGTCCTGCAATTCGGAACCAGCCGCTTTCTCCAGGCGCATGCCGATCTGTTCATCAGCGAGGCGATGAAACGCGGGGAAGCTCTGGGACCGGTGACCATCGTGCAGACGACCGGGGCGGGCGAACGAAGCCGGCGGCTCGCCGCACTGGCGGCGAAGGACGGGTTTCTCATCCATATCCGCGGCAAGCAGGACGGAAGGATCGTGGACAAGGTGAGTTGCGTGATGTCGGTCAAGCGCACGCTTTCGGCGCTGACGCAATGGGACGAGCTTTCACGAATCTTCGCCGGCGAAACAAAGGTCGTCATCTGCAACACGGCCGACACGGGCTATGATATTTCCGCCGAGAGCGCCGGATGGCCGGAGGCGATCCCGGCATCCTTTCCCGGCAAGCTGACGAAGCTGCTGTTCGCGCGCTTCCAGCAATCCGGTGAGGGGTTGACGATCCTGCCCGCCGAACTCATTCCGCGCAACGGCGACAATCTCAAAGCCATCGTGCTGAAGCTCGCGCGCGATTGGCATATCGGCGAGCCATTCATCGCCTGGATCGAGGAAAAAGTGATCTTTTCCAATACCCTGGTCGACCGGATCGTTTCCGAACCGCTGGAGCCGGCGGGCGCGATTGCCGAGCCCTATGCGCTCTGGGCGATCGAGAGCCAGCCGGGTCAGGTCCTGCCCTGCACGCATCCGGCAATGGTGGTGGCGAGCGACATCGCCCGGTATGAGCGGCTCAAGCTGTTCATCCTCAATCTTGGCCATACCTATCTCGCCGACGGCTGGCTGAAATCCGATCTGCCGCGCGACATGACCGTGAAACAGCTGATGGACCGGCCCGATGCGAAGGCACGGCTCGAGGACCTCTACGAGGACGAGGTGCTGCCGGGCTTTGCCGCGCAGGGCATGCGTGGCGCGGCGCGTGCTTACGTCGCCCAGACCATCGAACGGTTCGAAAATCCGTTCCTGAAGCATCGGCTCTCCGACATTGCGCAGAACCACCAGGAAAAAATCCGGCGCCGGATGGGTGGGTTTCTCGAATGGAGCGGCTCCGATGCGCTCATGCTGCGCGCCATGGCCGCCGACGCATCACGAAATGCGTGA
- a CDS encoding DUF2218 domain-containing protein, with protein MAFSTANVQTESGSKYLQQLCKHWSHKMVTEFDPKQGRVDFPSGAHLFLEADDSVLRLKLEAPDDNLARMEGVVADHLKRFAFREELTFDWAKAA; from the coding sequence ATGGCCTTTTCGACCGCGAATGTTCAGACCGAAAGCGGCAGCAAATATCTCCAGCAACTCTGCAAGCACTGGTCCCACAAGATGGTGACGGAGTTCGACCCCAAGCAGGGTCGCGTCGATTTCCCCTCGGGTGCCCATTTGTTTCTGGAAGCAGATGACAGCGTATTGCGCCTGAAGCTGGAGGCGCCGGACGACAATCTCGCACGGATGGAAGGCGTGGTCGCCGACCATTTGAAGCGCTTCGCATTCCGCGAGGAACTGACCTTCGATTGGGCAAAGGCCGCCTAA